CGTGCAGAACACGGATCTAGTTCCTCCTCATCTTCCGCCACGCGGCTGACACCATCTACCAGAGTAGGTTTGGATTTGAGGGAAACGATGCAGCGGGCGTCCTTGTTGAGGAAGCGGAGGCGAAGAACGGAAAGTTGAGAGGAAAGAGTATTGGTTGGGGTGTCGAAGAAGAGGTTTTCTTGATGGAGGGTTTTGGAGTGGAAAGGAGAAAGGATGGAGGTTAATTGACGGTAGGCGGAGGCGTCCTGGAGGCGGAGTTTGACTTCGACTTCCATTAGGGGGAAAGGCCGATGCGTTGAAGTTTGGAGGAGGGGTTAGGGTGGGAGCGATCGAGGAGGTGGAGAAGGGAGGAAGAAGAGGTGGCGTTGGCGGTTGAGGGAGGAGGAGGAGAGGGTTTGCGGGAATCTTCGAGTTCTTGCTTGTCCTCGAGCTTGACTTCGATTTTGGAGGGTTTTCTTCTAAGCATTTCCTTGGACTTCAAAAAGAGTTAGAAGAATAATGCGATTAGGTTTACTGCATTCTCTTGTTTCGAATTGCAGTAACTGGCGGAGACCGGCAATTGCATACAGGAAACATATATAGAGAGAGGTTAAAATGTGCTGTAAGTCCTTCTACTCCTTGTccatttggaatttagtcctcCTACTTTTATTTCAAGTAATTTAGTcatctacttttcaaattaaaaaatgtaagtccaattgttaatacCATTAGaatttttctgttaaattcaatttcattataatatcattttttattacatgGCTACCaagtgaatattttttaattttaaaccgtCACACTAGcgaatttgatagaaaaattttaaggtggtgttaacaattggacttcgattttgaaatttaaaaagtatagggtctaaatccttaaaaataaaagtaaaagtattaaattctaaatttacaaGGAGCATGAGAACTTGGAgcatattttaatcataaatataggtattagacaaccagtgacTAAGATCTTTTGTGTACAAAAGTTATTTGAGGACAATAGTACaaagtattaatataattcgtgaataattttattaactaatatgTTCTAAAAGTTAGAACTATTCTTACAATTAGGGCACCGAATCCAACATGTTAAACTACAAGAATATTCACCTAACTATTTAGTTTATtctattttagtcacccaattattaatttttaaatttaatcgttcaacttttcaaaattattttatgactttttaattatttaataatattttaatcatttttataattgatgtataattttaataaatttttttattataaatcatGAACCTGGATCTAAAATCTTCAGAACCCCAAAATCTATATCCAAAGCTCGATCCCTAAACTATACGACAGATCTTTTTGATTGAAAGGGAAAACAATTTCTAACACTACTCCAAGCTATGGCAACCCAAGCAGAGAGATGTATGAAGGTGGTGGAAGATGTATCTCCACCACCAGTTTCAGTTCCCACAACCTCTCTCCCTCTCACCTTCTTCGACATTCAGTTCCTTGGTTCCTCTCCCTTCCAACGCCTATTTTTCTATGAATTCCCGCACCCTACCTCGTATTTCATGCAAACCACTCTCCCCTCTCTCAAAACATCTCTCTCCCTCACTCTTCAACGTTTCTTTCCTTTCGCCGGTAATCTTGTGTTCCCTGCGCCTCCTCAAATCCCTTATATTCTCTATACACAGGGTGATTCTGTTTCGTTTTTCGTCAATGAATCCACAGCTGATTTTAGCCATCTCGCAGGCGATCACGCCAGACATTTTCAAGAATTTCAACTTATTCTCCCCAAGTTACTGCCTGCGATTGCATGTAAGACGTCGAGTGGTTGCATACAAAAGATGCCCTTTATGGCCATTCAAGTCACTCTATTTCCGAACCAAGGCATTTCAATTGGAGTTAGCTTTTGCCATGTTGCGGGTGACGGTAGAACACTTGCTCATTTTATGAAATCATGGGCATCCATTCAGCAGTCTCAAGGGGATTTGACTTGTCTCAACAATCCCTTACCCGATTTCAGCAGTAGGGATTTGATTGAAGACCCTTTAGGACTAGCATGTCTTTTCATGAAGCGGAAGTGGAGTTTCGAGGATTTATCTAACAATCCCATCAAAAAGCTTCGAATCACTTGTACTATCAAACGGTCTC
This genomic stretch from Gossypium raimondii isolate GPD5lz chromosome 6, ASM2569854v1, whole genome shotgun sequence harbors:
- the LOC105773074 gene encoding coumaroyl-CoA:anthocyanidin 3-O-glucoside-6''-O-coumaroyltransferase 1: MATQAERCMKVVEDVSPPPVSVPTTSLPLTFFDIQFLGSSPFQRLFFYEFPHPTSYFMQTTLPSLKTSLSLTLQRFFPFAGNLVFPAPPQIPYILYTQGDSVSFFVNESTADFSHLAGDHARHFQEFQLILPKLLPAIACKTSSGCIQKMPFMAIQVTLFPNQGISIGVSFCHVAGDGRTLAHFMKSWASIQQSQGDLTCLNNPLPDFSSRDLIEDPLGLACLFMKRKWSFEDLSNNPIKKLRITCTIKRSQVELLKDLVTKGCVEDNGSEPVSISTFVVTCAYMWVCLTKLQETTVSQQISSADDSDELSYFLFAVDCRGHLKLPATYFGNCTIARTVAVKRSALMGENGIVVAGKAIGREVMETYKGPLKGAEREKFKSRHPPIMVSASPKFELYKVDFGWGRPRKTEVANIGSLGSLSLFSIAEGREEEGSIEFGLALASHELDIFNSIFHRTY